The genomic window AGTTTGCCGAGAAGCATCAAGAAGTCGTAGAAGCTCTGACGCGAGGGATTGTCAATAAAATTCTTCACGATCCGATGGTGCAATTAAGAGCAGAGCAAGATATTGAGGCTAGACGGCGGTGTATGCAATCTTTGCAAATGCTGTTTAACTTAGATGTGCGCGAAGCTATATAAAATTTAGTTTTTAATATTACCCGTGTTGCTAATGGCAGCACGGTTTTTTTATCGAGCGATCGCACACTAAATTTTTATTTAGGGTTGTTTAGTGGCGATCGCCAGTTTTGCTCCTTCTACCCGCCGTAGTTTGTCCATCACAGCAATTACTTTACCGTGATTTACTTGTTCGTCAGCATTCAAAATCACTACAACTTCTTTGCCTGTAGGAATCAACACTTTAACTTGCGATTCCAAAGTTTCTAACCTAGTAGGTTTGCGGTTTAAAGCCAAATTTCCCTTGGCATCAATGGTAATTGCGATCGGCGTAGATTTTTGAGTTTGGGCTGTTCCAGCCGTAGGCAAATTTACAGGCAAACCCTCAGAACGAGTTAGTTGCAGTGTAGAAATGATGAAAAATGTCAAGATTGCAAAGATGACATCAATCATCGGTACAACGTTTATTTGCAATGGCATTTCTGGTTCATCGGGTAGACGCATAAGTTACCTCTTGACGATTGTAAAAGCGACGGTGCAGTAATTCTAACTGTCCGCCGTATTCTTGAATCCGCGCTGTTTGTCTTAGATATAAGCCTCGAAATGTATTGGCAAATAATAGCGTAAAAATAGCAACTACTAAGCCTGCGGCAGTAGAAACTAGCGCCTCGCTAATTCCGGCGGTAACGCTTGCGGTGCGGCTACCTCCCACATCGCCGATGTTGAGAGAAGCAAAAGAAGCAATCAATCCCAAAACAGTACCGAGAAGACCTAGAAGGGGCGACAAGCTAATAATTGTATCAAAGATGTTGCTGAACCTTTTTAGTAATGGCAACTCTGCTTGTGCCTCACTTTCTAAAGCCAGCCTAAATTCATCGGGGGTTGGTTGTTCCAATTCTAAAGCAGCAAGAAAAATTCGCGCCATTGGCAAATCGGCATTTTGCTTCAGCTTATCTACAGCACCAACAATATTTTCATGACGATAGAGGTTTAATACATCGCGGATAGCTCGGTTTTGACGCTTGTTAATTCGCACCCAAAAAACTATCCGCTCAATAATTAAAGCAGCAGCTACTACTGAAAATCCTAGCAACGGGAACATTACCACGCCACCAGCAGCAAATAGATTTTTTATTTCCATTTATATAGTTACTAATAAATAAAGAGGCTGTAATTATTAATTGCATTGCTTATTATAAATCAAACAGATTTTAACGTCAAAAGACACGTTGTCAAACTTAAGTATAAAATAGCCAAAAAGCTTGCCTAACAATGTTTAAGTAACTAATTAAAAATATTTTAGAAATGAATAACTTCTAAAAAATATAATAGTTATTTGTTGAATTTTATTAGGTTGACGTACTAGAATAAACAGATTAATAATAAATTAGAATTAGTTTATGAGCTTGCCGCACCTAGCTGTCGAGCAGCGAAAAAAAGAAGCAAAAACTCTCAATTGGTTTCTAGCTTTCAGTCTAATTGGCTCTTTAGCTTTGCATATTAGTGTGCTGGTGGGATTAGGCAAGTTTTTGAGTAAAACGCCAATAATCGAAAATGAGCCGATTGAAATTGCTATTGTAGAACTGCCTACGCCGCAAAAGTTAGAATTGCAACAAAAAACAGCAGCAAAGGGTAGTTCTGGAGCGGGAAATAATGGAGCGATACTTAGCAAGTCTGGAAGTAGCTCAGGATTTGGCGTAGCTAGTCGTGGTGGTGGTGCATCTCAAGGAAAATCATCGCCAAAAACAATTACTCCATCAAACTCATCAATTGCCGCAAGTACAACGCTCAAAGTTGCCCCAGTATCACCAAATTTATCTCAAAAAAGTTCTAGGGTATTCTCTGCACCACTACAGAATCAAAAAATTAAGTTAGAAAGCGTACCAGCAAAACCTGTAATCCCATCAGAAATTGTTACTCAAGCAAAACCTGTAACTACTTCTTTACTGATTCCTGTAGCTAAGGTTAAACCTGCGCCAGTAGATAGAGCTAAAGAGCGCTCATCGCAAATTCAGCAGCTAAACAATCAAAGATTAAATAGTTTGTTAGCAAAGGCAAAAAGCGCTAGAGATCAAGCATCAGCGATACCCAATTCTGGTGTAATAGCGGCTCAACAAGCTAAAATTGTCGCCAATTTAAGAAACCAAGCAGGGGGAAAAGTTGGAACTGGCAATAGTACAGGCAATGAATTGAGAAGTAGCGGTACAGGTAATGGAAACGGCGCAGGTAATGGAAATCGCACAGGTATAAGCGATCGCGGTAATGGAAACGGTACAGGTACGGGAAACGGCAGGGGAAAAAATAACAACGTACAAAGTGGCTCCACTGTAGCAACAGCAAGAAATACAGAGCGCCAAACATCCACCAGCGAAAACAATCGTAATTCTTCAACTGCAAGCTCGTCCGGTCGCTTGGCTTGCCGCACCTGTAGTAAGCCCAAGTACCCAGAAAATGCCAGAAAGAGAAAATTAGAAGGCAAAGCAGAAATTAGCGTTGATGTTGATAGCAAAGGTAATGTGACAAACGTTAGACTTGCCCAAACTAGCGGTCACGCCGAGCTAGATAAAGCTGCCGTCGAACAGGCAAGAAACTGGAAATTTAACGCCCCAAATGGTGCAGTACAAGGCGTTACCGCCAAAGTTGACTTTGCTATAGAAGGCTCAAAGAAGTCGCGTCAAAACCGAGAGCGTCGCCGCCAAAAAGTAGCCGCCCGAAAAAACCCCGTTGCTAGGAGTCAAAATACGCGAACTCCACCACCCAATATAACTAAAAGACCATCAAATACGGCTTTAGGGCGAAGTCTTCGCCGTCAATCCACCACCCCCCGACGGCGCGTCGATACCTTACCGCCACGTCAAACTTTTGACCAACCCCAACGCCGACAACAATCGGTCAGTCAGACAAAACTGCGAAATACTTTAAGGCGATCGCCACAAAGAGCCACTTCACCAAATCAAACCAAACTCAGGCAATCTTTACGTCTATACCAGCAAAAATCATCAACACCCAATTCTAATGAGCCGTAGCCGCCAAATGAGCGCAAGTGTGAAACGGTACAGCCAACAAAGGTAAAAGCGCCAACAACAACCAACTCCAAGACCAAAAATTAGTTGGTTGCTCCTGGGATTTTGGGGCTAACAGCGCCTCTATTCTTACAGAGGTGCGATCGCGTACCACCGCACAACTAAAAGCCGCACAGCTATCGGCAGGTAAGGACACCGTACTTACTACTTGCAATAGTGATTCTGCCAAAAGCAGAGGATCGACTTGCTGTGCCGCCCAGCCATCGGCTCTAATTTCCCGTAACAACAATAACTCTTGCCACAACGCCTCTGTATGAGGTAGCCAAGCCGTGTAAGAGCGCACCCAGCCGAGCCAAAAAAACCAAAAGGTATCGCGATAATAGTAATGACCTTGCTCATGCTGAAAAACCGCCTTTAAATGCTCGTTATCTAAAGTAGCTAATAGACCTTCCGTCACCATCAATTCTGGCTGCCAAAAGCCTACTAAAGCACTAAAAGGCAGAGGATTCGCCACAACGCGACTGCGCTTGCCTAGCAAGGTAATTTGAGGACAGGTACGCAGGCGTTGCTGCGTCTGCCAACTTTGATAAGCTAACTTCAGTAAACTGATTACAGCTAATCCCAACAAACTTGAAACAATTAAGTAACTAAATCGTCCCTGCCACTGCCAAAACATCGGCTTTTCCTCAGCTCCCATGTACAGCACTGAAACCGCCGTCATTGTTAGTAGTAAAGGTGGTAAAGCAAATAATGATAGTACCTGATGCCAGCACTGATTCCCACTGCCTTGAGCGTAAAAAGGAGCTTTATATCGCCATAACCAAGCTAAACCTAAAGCAGTCAGAATCATCATTAAGTGCATGGCTATTCCTCCCTAGCTTTACGGGCATCATCAATTCGCATGGCGATCGCCTGCAACTGGTCTACACTTGCTCTATCGAGATTATCGGCAAAGGCTGCCACAATTTCCGGGCTACCTACAGCTAAAAATCGGTGTAAATGTTCTTGGGCTTCTATTGCCTGCGCTTGCTGCTTGGTGACGGTTGGTCGATAATAAAATGCTCGACCTTCCTTATCGCATACCAACCAGCCTTTTTTTGTCAGGCGATTTAGCACTGTAGTTACCGACGTATAAGCCAATTCTCGGTCTGGATCGGACAATATGCGATCGTGTATGTCTTTGACAGTCGCACAACTAAGTTGCCAGACTATATCTAAAATTTCTGCCTCCAATGGGCCAAGGGATAATTGTTTGGGGCGGTAATTGGGTAGAGCAGTCACAAAAGTTTAAACCTGACCATAATGTAATTTTTTAGCTACTAATAATTTAGAAGTTGCCAAACCTATAGTTTGACAGCCTGTCTTTTGACACCATCAGCTACTTTATCTAATTTAATATAAGCAGCGACTAATTGAATAGAAAAATAGGGATTTTTTGCACTAAAGCCTTCACTGCAATAATTAGAGCAACTTCCCAGCTTTGCTATGGTTAATATTATTTGGCTGCCAATAATTGACTATTATTTAATTAATACAAATGAAACTATATTTTTTTTTACTTAACATTACTTTAATTAATTTTAGTTTAATGTCTTATGCTGTCGCCGAAACCAACCCAAAAGATGTGGAAGGCGATCGCAAACTACTAATTCAAAAACTAAAATCTGCCACCAGTCAGCAACAAAAAGCTGTCGAACTAAGGAAAGTAACTTTTCCCTCTACCAAAGCCGAACTATTAGTTCAGCAACCCGATTCCATAGGTGAGGAATTAGAAACCGAGGAAACAGAAGATGATAACGAAATTCTTGTAGAAGTAGAAGGACAACAAGATACCTTTACTCCAACTTCTGCGCCAGTTTACCAAATCACAGAGGAAGAACTTATTAGGCAAAACCCTAATAGTTTATCGGAAGCTTTACGGGGATTGCCGGGATTTGCAATTAATGACTTTGGTTTTGGTGCAGATATCCATACAGGAACATACTTTCGCGGTAACTCCATTAATCAAACCGTATATTTGCTTAATGGTAGACCAATCAACACCAATATCAACACCTATCACGGTGCTACAGACCTTAATAGTATTCCCGTAGGTGCAATTGAACGAGTGGAATTGTCTAGCGGGACAAGTTCTACTTTGTACGGTTCTGAAGCCTTTGGGGGAGTAATTAATATTATTACCAAGCTTGGTCAACAAACACCTACTTTCAAAGCCTCCGCAGAGTTTGGCGAGTTTGAACAGTCGCAATATCGGGCTAGTTATGGCGGTTCGGTAGGTACTGTAAGGTTCAATGTTGGCTACGAAGAATACTCTGCCGAAAACCGCTACCGAGTGCCGGAAGGCTCGGTAAATCGCGATGCTGAAGGATTTTTATTTAATGGCGATACTGCAACTAGCAATTATTTCGGTAGTTTAGGAATAGATGTAAATTCGCGCAATACTCTAAGCTTGGATGCTTATAAAATTAGCAGTCGTAGAGGATTGCTTTATTTTGGTTTTCCTTTGCAAAGAGACAGACTCGACCATGATGTATTTAATGTGGGTTTATCGTGGAAAACTTTGCTCGGTAATAGCGATGACTCAGTGCTAAATACTACCCTTTCCTACAATCAAGATTACTTTAATACCTACGGCCCAACACAAAACATTTATTACCGCACCGGAACGCTCAATTCTCAAGCAGTTAGCGCTAGAGTAGACCACGATTGGCAACTAACTGCAAATAATACTTTGCGCTGGGGAATAGATTTGCAATCAAGGGATCTAAATGGTGATGTATTGAGCAATGCTCCCAATCGCACGACTTTAAATGAATCAGAAACTAGAGATAGGTTTCATACCGCGTTATTTGCTCTAAACACCTGGCAAATTAGCAATACATTTCAAACCGATTTGGGCTTAAGACAGAACTTTAGTAGTGAATTTGGCAGCTATTTAAACCCCAGTATTGGGCTGCGATGGGCCGCTAGTCGTAATATTGCTTTACGTAGTAGTTGGGTAGGTGTGCAGCGCAATCCGGGCTTAGATCAGTTGTATGTTTTTGATACCGTTCATAACTGGCTACCCAACAGGGACTTAGATCCAGAAACCGGATCGTCTTGGACTGGCGGGGTAGACGTGCAACTGTCACCTAGTTTAACTGGGCAGTTTACATATTTTGGTAGTAGTTTAAGCGATCGCCTCGGCATTCAAAACGGGCAATGGGCAAATATTGGGCTAGTCAAAACTAACGGTTTGGAAGCGGCGTTAAAGTGGCAAATTAGCCCCCGGTGGTCAACGTTTGTCAACTACACTTATACCAATGCTAAAATCAAATCTGGGGCGGAGGAAGGGTTGCAATTAGGCTTAGTTCCTTACTCGGTAGCACAATTAGGCGTTGGCTATGGTTCGGGAGATTGGCAAGTTAATTTGTATGCTAGTTACTTTGGGGGAGCGCGGCGAGCTTTCTTTAATAACCCTGGAGAAAGTAGTACAGATTTTTCGCCCTCTTTTCTCAATTTAGACCTAGCAGCGCGAGTACCTGTGTATAAAAATATTGGTTTGTCGCTTTATCTAGAAAACCTCGCAGATGTACAATATGAAAAATCTAATCGCATATATCACCCTGGGTTAACTTTCCGCGTCGGCCTTTCTGCCAATTTTTGAGTATCTCAAACAAAAACTAGGCGTGTTGCGGGTTAAAGGGCAGTTAAACTGTACCTGTAGACCCGTTTTGGTGTCTAGCAGCAGTAATTTCGGTTACTTGGCGATCGCCAAGTAATTATATTTGCCTAATTATCTCTACATCTTCAACCCCAAAATCTTTACACTTTCTATACCTAATGGCAATCGACCGCTAATACAATTGAGGTAATAAATGATGCTTTAATATGAAAAACTTATCTTTGTTACCTCAAATTATTCAAAACTTAGAACAACACCAAAATTCTCTAAAATTAAAAAAGCTATTATTTTATATTTGCAATCAAGTTTGGGAAAACGATCAAACAAAAATAGATAATGCTGATTGGGAAAAATTGCTACAAGAATTAATTAACAAAAAGCCAATTTTTGTCAGCTTAAATAAGTATATTTACGGTATGGCTAAAACAACTACCAAACCTAAACAGTATTCCTTGTTAGCCGATATACTTGTCGAACAATTAGAGAAAATCTATTTTATTGAGGAAGATAAAACTCAAGCTTGTTTATCTAAGTTTCATGAGGATTTAACACCTCAAGAAATGTCTAACCAGTCAGAAGTTATTAAACCTTACGATCCCTACAAAATTAGAGCAGAAATTAGTGCGAATATCAACCCGTTAAGGGCAAAAATATTGTTATTTTCGGCACTATACGAAAGATTTAATTTTAGCAGCCAAGATTGGGCAAGTCTGAAAACGCAACAACTTGACGAGTTACTCCAAAACTTAGTAGATAGCTATCCAACGTTTACTGAGCTTGTTAGTAAGCTAGAAATTACGGCGAGTATTATGCAAGAAATTGATGAAAATCTTAAAGTAGCAAGAGTTATTAGCCAGTCTTTAAAACCTTTTTATCCGGCGGTTTTTATCTAAGTGCGAGTTTTGCCGCTTTAGGCGCATAACAAAGAAAATTTTAACCTTTTACTTTATTCTCTGAAAATTTGGGAATACTAGGTAGGTTGTGAGGTGCGAAAATATGAATGTTGAAGAACTTCTGGAGCGCTACGCGGTTGGAGAGATAGATTTTAGTGGGGCTAATTTGAGAGGTGCTAATTTATTTGCTGCCGATTTAATTAGTATTATTCTCATTCACGCCGACTTACACGGTGCAAACTTAACTTTTGCTTACCTCAACCGGGCGCAACTATATAAAGCTAATTTAATTGGGGCAAAGTTATGTGGCGCAAATCTCACTCAAGCTGACTTACGGGCGGCGGCGTTGCATGATGCTGACTTGCATGGGGCTATTTTACAAGGTGCTGATTTGCGGAGTGCTGACATGAGTTTGGCAAACTTGTTAGATGCAAATATGCTCGATACAGATTTGCGTAATGTTAATTTGAGCGGGGCTAATTTGACAGGAGTATGCTTGCGGGGGGCAAATCTCCGCCAAGAAAAAAATAACTATATTGCTAATTTATGCGGTGCGACACTTTTTAAAGCCGATGTACGCGGTGCAAACTTAGCTGGGGCAAATTTGTCGCGGGCGGATTTGCGTTATGCCAATTTTAATGAAGTTAATTTACGCGGAGCCGATCTTAGCTGTGCTGACTTGAGTAATACCGATTTAAGTTATGCTTTGCTCAATGATGCCAATTTAGACGGAGCAATACTTACTGGTGCAAACTTAAGTAATGCTCGATGTGAAAGAGCATCGATGATCGATACAGATTTGACTGATGTTAATCTTAGTGGGGCAGCAATTCCTGATGGTAAGTTAAATCGGGCTAATTTGACGGGTGCAAATTTAAGTAAAGCTAGTTTAAATAGAATCGATTTAAGTAGAGCAAATTTGAGTTATGCCGATTTGAGCGATGCTTACTTAATTGATGCTTTTGTAGCAAGAACAAATTTTACTAATGCTAACTTAAGTAATGCGAATTTAGCTAGGGCAGAATTGAGCAGTGCTACCCTAACAAATGCTAATTTAACAGGTGCGACGATGCCGGATGGCAGTACAAGTAATTAATCACAACATTTTTTCAAGAAACTGTTTAGCCCGATCGCACTGTGGGTTATTGAAGAACTCTTGAGGGGTAGCATCTTCTGCTAGTCTACCTTGATCTAGGAATAATATGCGATCGCTTACTTCTCTTGCAAAGCCCATTTCGTGAGTTACAATCGCCATTGTAATCCCCGTTTGAGTTAAGTCTTTCATTACTTGCAATACTTCTTTTACCATTTCTGGATCGAGAGCGGAAGTTGGCTCGTCAAATAGCATTACTTCTGGCTTCATTGCCAAAGATCGGGCGATCGCTACACGCTGTTTTTGACCTCCTGAGAGCTTGGAGGGGTAAACATCGGCTTTTTCGCTTAAACCAACCTTTTCCAGTAATGCCATGCCTTCACGCCGCGCTTGATCGGGGGAAAGATGTTTAACATTCAAGGGTGCGTACATGACGTTTTTGAGTACAGTCATGTGCGGGAATAAATGAAAATGTTGAAACACCATACCGACATTTTGGCGAATTTTCATGATGTCGGTTTTCTTCGCCGTTAAATCAACATCATTTATATAAATCTTTCCAGAAGTTGGCACTTCCAGGAGATTCATACAGCGCAAAAAAGTTGATTTTCCCGATCCCGAAGGGCCAATAATTGCGACAACTTCCCCTGCATGAATTTCTGTAGTAATTCCTTGCAAAACTTTGAGAGTGCCAAAAGCTTTGTATAAGTCTTCTACTTTAACTGCTAACTTAGAATTGCGATTAAATTTGCGATCGCTAACTACTCCGTTGAAGTCTTCGTTCGAGTGCATAGCCCCCCCAGGTTAAGCCCATAACTAATAAGTAATATACAACGCCAGCAAATAAGAGAGGTTCAAAATAAATATATTTTTCTGCTCCCACAATTTGAGCGCGGCGCAGCAAATCGGCTACACCAATTGTTGAAACTAAAGCCGAATCTTTTAATAAGGCTATACTTTCGTTTACCAAGGCTGGCAAAATGTTTTTCAATCCTTGGGGCAAAATGATGTCTTGCATCATTGGTTTGTAGGGAATACCCAAAGACAAAGCCGCCTCTCCTTGTCCTTTATCTACCGCCAATATTCCCGCTCTAATTGTTTCGGAAATATACGCCCCAGAATTGAGAGTAAAAGTAACTACTCCTGCTAATAAAGGCGGGATATTGTAACCCGTTATTTGTGGCGTTGCGTAATAAACTAAGGCAATTTGCAATAGTAGCGGTGTGCCTCTAAAAATCGATGTGTAAGCGTTTGCAAACCACTGTAAAGGCTTGAGAGTCGAGATTTTGAATAAAGACAGTACCACGCCCCAAATAAAGCCAAAAAATGCTGATGTTAGGGTGAATAATAATGTTGTACCAATCCCTTCAATAATGTAAGGAATACTAGGAGCTATTTTGCTAAAACCAAAGCTTGAATTGGTAGGAGTTTCTGTTGGTGCGGCGACGGGTTTACCATTATTTTCAAACCATTTTTTGATTAAGTTCTCGATTTCGCCGCTTTGTTTCATTTGCGCCAAAACCCTGTTAAAATCAGCCACTCGCGCCGATCCTTTGGGAAAGGCGATCGCACTTCCAGCTTCGCCAGCGTTGGGAATAGTAGTAAATTCTAAGTCTGGATTATTAGCAATAAATCCTTTAGCGATCGTATCTTCAATAATTGCCGCTTCTATCCGCTTTGCTTTAACTTCTTGGATAATTTCGGAAGTTTTATTTAAGGATTTGAGCTTAACATTTTTAAATTCTTTGGCGGCGGTTTCTTGAGTTGAACCTAGTTGTACGCCTACTTCTTTTCCGCTCAAATCTGCTGGTGTTTTTAAGTTGCTACCTTTTAAACTAACAATTGTATTTTTTGCGTCGTAGTAAAGATCGCTAAAGTCAACGTTTTTTTTGCGCTCTGCTGTTGGTGTCATTCCTGCCATTGCAAAGTCAGCGCGTTTTGATTGCAAAGCTGGAATTATGCCATTAAAATCTGTGTCTGTAATTGATAATTCTAAGCCAAGCTCTTTTGTAATATATTTGGCAATATCTACATCAAAGCCAATAATTTCATTTTTACCGGAAGCCGTATCTCGAAATTCATAAGGTGGATAGTCAGCAGACGTAACCATTACTACTTTTTCTTTGCCGGATTGTGCGATCGCTCTTTCTATCAGACTATTTCCACTAATGATACTCAGAGCAACTACGGCAAAGAGTGTAATTGCCACTATTATGTTTTTTCCTTTGATTGTTAGCAATTTTTACCCACCGTCTCTAGTAAGTTAATCAAAAATAACTTTGTAATTTTTAGCTACTATCTTAAGAGGTATTTAATCTAATTTTAATCATCATAATTTTAAAAAACAAAAGAGGTTCTAATTACACCAATAACTACATCTGGGTTGCGGGAGTCATGGTTAGGTGCGGTGAGCCAAAAGAAACCGGGGGTAATAGAAATATTGTCATTTAATTGGTATTTGTAGAAAGCTTCAATATGCAAACCACTATTGCGATCGCTTCTACTTTGGACACCGTTTTCAGTTGGTAAACCAATAGCGCTGGCAAGTGCATCGTTGCTAGTATCTGTAAGCCTTGGCTGCATCCCGACAACAATACCGCCTAAGTTGCCTTTTTTACCTAAATCGGGGAAAGATAAAGTCACAGCATAGTTAAAAATACTAGCATCGCCTTTCGTACCGAGACTTCGCGCGGCGGTATAACCTGCCCATCCACCTAATTCAAAGCCGCTACTAATGCGATAATTAGTTTGAATGCCGTAGCCATTCCCAATTACTGGGCCAGATCCAATAATTTTAGCTGCATTACTTCCAGCTAGAGTATCAACGCCATTGCGCGGCGAATAAGAATTGATGTATAAAAAACTAAGTTTTAAGCGACTTCCGCTATATACCAATTGACCAAAAGCACTGTAGCCACCATTAAACAAACCAGAGTCATCGCCGGGGTTGTTGGGTGCGCCTGTAGAAGAGTCTTCGCCAAAATAGCCCGCGTCTAAGCTTAGGGTTTTAGTTAGGCTGTAGTTAGCCGCAATCCCTGCTTGATTGCCTAAAGGAAAATATACCGGGTTTACTTGACCAAAGTTAGAAAGTCCGCCTGTAGCTGTATCGATAAACGGGCTAACTGTATCGGTGACGTAGGAAGGATCGATGGTATTAGCTTCTAGATAAATTTTGAGCTTTTCACCAATAGGAAAGCGATATTCTAGCTGGCTAAGTCTAATTTCGCCGCTTTGGGTGACGCTGCTGGGTGTAAAACGAGTTTCGTTAGAAACGCCGCCGATTGCTACTTCAGGACTTCCGCCAAAGGTTGCGCCAGTGTCAAATAATCTTAAGTTGGTAGATTGAAACCGAGTCCGCAAACGATCTTCACCCGTAAAGCTAGTATTAAAGTCTAGGCGCAGGCGATAACCAAGAGTTGTGCTGTTAATTGATCCAGCATTATCGCCAAAAGCATCGCCAACATAAGTAATTACTTCACCGTTAATTTTAGTAGTAGTGGAAAATTGATTAGATTCTAATTCTGCTACTTGCACTTCTAGCGCATCAACTCGACCCCGCAAAGCAGTAAGTTCAGTGGTAAACTCTTGTTGCAATCGCTGCAAACTAGCTAAGTCTTCTTTGGTAACTAGGTTAGTAGTTGACGTGGCAATTAGTTCGTTAATTCTGTCTAAACAAGCATTTAAACCCGCCGCAAACTCAAATCTTGTCATGGCGCTGTTTCCCCCGTAGGTGCCATCGGGATAGCCTGCTATGCAACCGTAACGCTCTACCAATGATTGTAGTGCTTGAAATGCCCAATCTGTAGGCTGTACGTCCGATAACTGAGAGACAGAAGTTACTTGTGCTAAAGCTTCGTTGTCGTTACTTATTTCTTCTTCTATTGAGTATTCTTCAGCTAAGACAATATCACTAGACAAAACACTTATTAATATAGCTGTCCACAGCCATAAGTTACCTAAAATTTTCGTCACGGACTCTCACACCTAATTTTGTTTCAACGTTAATTAGAGCTAAATTTTTTTAAAAATTCGCTCGTTTAACGCTGAATGTCTTACAAAATATACGATTGTTACTAGCTTAAATTATGTATTTAATCATACTGATTGCTTTGTTGGAGAGAAAAGCGGCGAATGTTGTAGGGCGCAATGCATTGCGCCCCTATAGAAAATGTTTATAAATCAAATAGAATTGCTATATTTGTGATGTATTTGATAGCTAAAGGCGTAAGTTTATTTTCAACTTGACTAATAAGCACGCGATCGCTCTTTGTCCAATTTCTCGGTTTATCAAACACACAAGGTTGCAAAATTCCCCACAGTTGACCATCTTGGCACAAATGAGCGTGAACTAATGCCCGGTGTCCGAAGGTTTTTTGCTCAAAGTCTCGATCAACTACATCAATACTCGCGGTTTCAACGTCTTCTACAAAAATAGAAGGCTTATTACACAGTGCAGCAGCAAATAAGGGATCTTCTTGGGGTAAAGATTCGGGTTCTTGTTTCCACTGGTAGTCATCGACATCGGGAATTTCTAGACTGCGCCGCCAACAGTTGACAACTTTACCAAATTTGGTTTGGGGATTACGCAAGTACAGAAAAATGCGATCGCATTGTAAAATTTCGCCTATTTCTGGTAATAAAGCTGTAAAAACTGCTACAGGTTCTTGATAGTCATTGAAAATTTTGTCTATAGTCGTCATAGTCGCCAATAGAAGCATTACAGCTAATTTTGCAACGTGCGATCGCCTATACTATCATCCTTGTGAAAGATATTGGTTGCTAGAGGTAGACGTACTGTAAAAGTGCGACCTTTACCTAATTGGCTTTGTACTTGCAAACTACCTTTATGAAATCAGCATGAAATCGCGTTGCTGTACAGGACAATTTAAAGACGTTCCGGCGGAACGTTTCTAGTTTGTACATGAATGAGTAGACATCTATAACTTTATGTATTATGTTTGTAGTATAAAAGTGACTTCAAATATATGCGTCAAGATATGCGCCATCTGCTAGTAGATAGGGGTTCTACTAGAACTTA from Synechocystis sp. PCC 7509 includes these protein-coding regions:
- a CDS encoding ABC transporter substrate-binding protein/permease; translation: MAITLFAVVALSIISGNSLIERAIAQSGKEKVVMVTSADYPPYEFRDTASGKNEIIGFDVDIAKYITKELGLELSITDTDFNGIIPALQSKRADFAMAGMTPTAERKKNVDFSDLYYDAKNTIVSLKGSNLKTPADLSGKEVGVQLGSTQETAAKEFKNVKLKSLNKTSEIIQEVKAKRIEAAIIEDTIAKGFIANNPDLEFTTIPNAGEAGSAIAFPKGSARVADFNRVLAQMKQSGEIENLIKKWFENNGKPVAAPTETPTNSSFGFSKIAPSIPYIIEGIGTTLLFTLTSAFFGFIWGVVLSLFKISTLKPLQWFANAYTSIFRGTPLLLQIALVYYATPQITGYNIPPLLAGVVTFTLNSGAYISETIRAGILAVDKGQGEAALSLGIPYKPMMQDIILPQGLKNILPALVNESIALLKDSALVSTIGVADLLRRAQIVGAEKYIYFEPLLFAGVVYYLLVMGLTWGGYALERRLQRSS
- a CDS encoding amino acid ABC transporter ATP-binding protein codes for the protein MHSNEDFNGVVSDRKFNRNSKLAVKVEDLYKAFGTLKVLQGITTEIHAGEVVAIIGPSGSGKSTFLRCMNLLEVPTSGKIYINDVDLTAKKTDIMKIRQNVGMVFQHFHLFPHMTVLKNVMYAPLNVKHLSPDQARREGMALLEKVGLSEKADVYPSKLSGGQKQRVAIARSLAMKPEVMLFDEPTSALDPEMVKEVLQVMKDLTQTGITMAIVTHEMGFAREVSDRILFLDQGRLAEDATPQEFFNNPQCDRAKQFLEKML
- a CDS encoding pentapeptide repeat-containing protein, whose protein sequence is MNVEELLERYAVGEIDFSGANLRGANLFAADLISIILIHADLHGANLTFAYLNRAQLYKANLIGAKLCGANLTQADLRAAALHDADLHGAILQGADLRSADMSLANLLDANMLDTDLRNVNLSGANLTGVCLRGANLRQEKNNYIANLCGATLFKADVRGANLAGANLSRADLRYANFNEVNLRGADLSCADLSNTDLSYALLNDANLDGAILTGANLSNARCERASMIDTDLTDVNLSGAAIPDGKLNRANLTGANLSKASLNRIDLSRANLSYADLSDAYLIDAFVARTNFTNANLSNANLARAELSSATLTNANLTGATMPDGSTSN
- a CDS encoding TonB-dependent receptor plug domain-containing protein, giving the protein MKLYFFLLNITLINFSLMSYAVAETNPKDVEGDRKLLIQKLKSATSQQQKAVELRKVTFPSTKAELLVQQPDSIGEELETEETEDDNEILVEVEGQQDTFTPTSAPVYQITEEELIRQNPNSLSEALRGLPGFAINDFGFGADIHTGTYFRGNSINQTVYLLNGRPINTNINTYHGATDLNSIPVGAIERVELSSGTSSTLYGSEAFGGVINIITKLGQQTPTFKASAEFGEFEQSQYRASYGGSVGTVRFNVGYEEYSAENRYRVPEGSVNRDAEGFLFNGDTATSNYFGSLGIDVNSRNTLSLDAYKISSRRGLLYFGFPLQRDRLDHDVFNVGLSWKTLLGNSDDSVLNTTLSYNQDYFNTYGPTQNIYYRTGTLNSQAVSARVDHDWQLTANNTLRWGIDLQSRDLNGDVLSNAPNRTTLNESETRDRFHTALFALNTWQISNTFQTDLGLRQNFSSEFGSYLNPSIGLRWAASRNIALRSSWVGVQRNPGLDQLYVFDTVHNWLPNRDLDPETGSSWTGGVDVQLSPSLTGQFTYFGSSLSDRLGIQNGQWANIGLVKTNGLEAALKWQISPRWSTFVNYTYTNAKIKSGAEEGLQLGLVPYSVAQLGVGYGSGDWQVNLYASYFGGARRAFFNNPGESSTDFSPSFLNLDLAARVPVYKNIGLSLYLENLADVQYEKSNRIYHPGLTFRVGLSANF